One Asterias rubens chromosome 1, eAstRub1.3, whole genome shotgun sequence genomic region harbors:
- the LOC117293245 gene encoding von Willebrand factor A domain-containing protein 7-like — protein sequence MEPTGLLHVLISVSLVTQGVAFLPSHTQTLPDTDYTLTVLTEASILQVVARYFEDSNPDRYSAGDLTNLDPLNPSSLFMKHYGECASWNKFVGAIKTITDNNIRISNDLRNTAEWHFNGNQINAGHQKMKSIRSRILQQLTVGDENAPDYDVARMDCGRFLHLAHSFYSNTNWIELNGQIDPDVYLGITNNLEYPDCPSNIATCRDCEGSTNS from the exons ATGGAACCGACAGGTTTGCTGCATGTTTTGATCTCCGTGTCTCTAGTCACCCAGGGCGTGGCGTTCTTACCTAGCCACACTCAAACGCTCCCAGACACGGACTATACTTTAACTGTTCTTACTGAAGCCAGTATCCTCCAAGTAGTAGCGAGATACTTTGAAGACAGCAATCCTGACCGGTATAGTGCAGGGGACTTGACGAATCTGGACCCACTGAATCCTTCAAGTCTGTTCATGAAACATTATGGCG AATGTGCATCATGGAATAAATTTGTGGGCGCCATCAAGACGATAACAGACAACAATATTCGTATATCCAATGACCTTCGAAATACGGCAGAATGGCATTTCAACGGAAATCAGATAAATGCAG GCCATCAGAAAATGAAGAGCATCCGCAGCCGCATTCTACAACAGCTAACAGTTGGAGATGAGAACGCACCAGACTATGACGTAGCTCGTATGGATTGCGGTCGGTTCCTTCATTTAGCGCATAGTTTCTACTCGAATACCAACTGGATTGAGCTGAACGGGCAGATAGACCCGGATGTTTACTTGG gCATCACTAACAACTTAGAGTATCCAGATTGTCCGTCAAATATAGCAACGTGCCGAGACTGTGAAGGGTCGACAAACTCGTAA